A genomic stretch from Larus michahellis chromosome 7, bLarMic1.1, whole genome shotgun sequence includes:
- the STX1A gene encoding syntaxin-1A — protein sequence MAAPQTAWCTLGTGSFALLHSWEMLRSQQIPAVGLQDPWLGPGASWLTHVVSLAAGRTTTSEELEDMLESGNPAIFSSGIIMDSNITKQALNEIETRHSEIIKLENSIRELHDMFMDMAMLVESQGEMIDRIEYNVEHSVDYVERAVSDTKKAVKYQSKARRKKIMIIICCVILGIVIASTFGGIFG from the exons ATGGCAGCCCCTCAAACTGCCTGGTGTACTCTTGGGACTGGAAGCTTCGCTCTGCTCCACTCCTGGGAGATGCTGCGGAGCCAGCAGATCCCTGCGGTAGGGCTGCAGGACCCGTGGCTGGGACCAGGGGCCTCATGGCTGACCCATGTTGTGTCACTTGCAGCTGGCAGGACCACCACCAGCGAGGAGCTGGAGGACATGCTAGAGAGTGGCAACCCAGCCATCTTCTCCTCTGGG ATCATTATGGATTCAAACATCACCAAGCAGGCACTGAATGAGATTGAGACACGGCACAGCGAGATCATCAAGCTGGAGAACAGCATCCGAGAGCTGCACGACATGTTCATGGACATGGCCATGCTGGTGGagagccag GGCGAGATGATCGACCGCATTGAGTACAACGTGGAGCACTCGGTGGACTATGTGGAGCGGGCTGTGTCTGACACCAAAAAAGCGGTGAAGTACCAGAGCAAAGCCAGACGG AAGAAGATCATGATCATAATCTGCTGCGTGATCCTGGGTATCGTCATTGCCTCCACCTTCGGCGGCATTTTCGGCTAG
- the BUD23 gene encoding 18S rRNA (guanine-N(7))-methyltransferase: MKTSLGLGLLPAEAQLLPPRPQQLLPLQLLPVVRPVEGVEVEGRRDGPTAGGGGGPGRRRGWGRRAARGLGCGAHVLGAEEAAIVLAAQGGAAQHPVGLADGGETGGGGGAAGVAVRVVAERLLVVRRLDLRRRRRGRDPQHLVKVAAGPRGSAATRLPAAGRRQGTTETRGPRVGGQEAPQAAKRCRLHRAAPPQRPPAAILDATGSSARRGAVTSGGGMAGSGRRPEHRGPPELFYNEFEARKYTQNSRVVEIQSQMSERAVELLGLPEDRPCLLLDVGCGSGLSGDYISDEGHYWIGMDISPAMLDVAVEREVEGDLLLADVGHGIPFRPGMFDGCISISAVQWLCNADKKSHSPPKRLYRFFSTLYTALARGSRAVLQLYPENSEQLELITAQAMRAGFTGGMVVDYPNSAKAKKFFLCLFVGASGTLPKGLGTECADGEEIHQAKFTNERTRFRNAKGKSVKKSRDWILEKKERRRRQGKEVRADTKYTGRKRRPRF, from the exons ATGAAAACGTCCCTGGGCCTTGGCCTCCTCCCGGCGGAGGCGCAGCTGCTCCCGCCGCGCCCGCAACAACTGCTCCCGCTCCAGCTGCTCCCCGTAGTGCGCCCGGTAGAAGGCGTCGAAGTCgaagggcggcgggacgggcccacggcgggcggcggcgggggcccggggcggcggcggggctggggcaggcgggCGGCCCGAGGGCTTGGGTGCGGCGCGCACGTCCTCGGGGCTGAGGAGGCCGCGATCGTACTTGCGGCGCAGGGCGGCGCTGCCCAGCACCCGGTAGGCCTCGCTGACGGCGGTGaaacgggcggcggcggcggcgctgccggcgTTGCGGTCAGGGTGGTAGCGGAACGACTGCTCGTAGTACGCCGTCTTGATCTGCGCCGCCGTCGCCGTGGCCGGGACCCCCAGCACCTCGTAAAGGtcgcggcggggccgcggggctccgccgccACCCGTCTGCCCGCCGCGGGACGGCGGCAGGGCACGACCGAGACGCGTGGCCCGCGGGTCGGCGGGCAGGAGGCGCCGCAGGCGGCCAAGCGCTGCCGGCTCCATCGAGCCGCGCCGCctcagcgcccgcccgccgccatcttggacGCGACGGGGTCCTCAGCGCGGCGCGGGGCAGTGACGTCAGGCGGAGGCATGGCGGGCAGCGGGCGCCGGCCCGAGCACCGGGGGCCGCCCGAGCTG TTCTACAATGAGTTCGAGGCGCGGAAATACACGCAGAA ctcccgGGTGGTGGAGATCCAGTCGCAGATGTCGGAgcgggctgtggagctgctgggacTGCCCGAGGACCGGCCGTGCCTCCTCCTGGACGTGGG CTGTGGCTCTGGGCTGAGTGGGGATTACATCTCCGATGAGGGTCACTACTGGATTGGCATGGACATCAGCCCTGCCATGCTGG ATGTGGCCGTAGAGCGGGAGGTGGAAGGAGACCTTCTCCTTGCAGATGTGGGTCATGGCATTCCCTTCAGGCCTGGCATGTTTGATGGCTGTATCAG tatttCTGCAGTGCAGTGGCTTTGTAATGCTGATAAGAAATCACACAGCCCTCCAAAACGCCTTTATCGATTCTTCTCAACTCTTTATACTGCCTTG GCCCGAGGATCCCGAGCCGTCCTGCAGCTGTATCCTGAGAACTCAGAACAG CTGGAGCTCATCACGGCCCAAGCTATGAGAGCTGGCTTTACCGGGGGAATGGTGGTAGATTACCCCAACAGCGCCAAAGCCAAGAA gttcttcctttgtctctttgTTGGGGCATCTGGCACGTTACCGAAG GGCCTTGGTACTGAGTGTGCTGATGGAGAAGAGATACACCAGGCCAAGTTTACCAATGAGAG GACACGGTTCAGAAACGCCAAGGGCAAGTCTGTGAAGAAAAGCCGGGACTGGATCCTTGAGAAGAAGGAGCGTAGACGACGACAGGGCAA GGAAGTGCGAGCAGACACAAAATACACGGGTCGAAAGCGCCGCCCTCGCTTCTGA